The nucleotide window TCAAGCTGTGCCCGTGCCTGCTTAGTATTGCCCTTTGCCGTCTGCAGATCGATCACCGCGAATAGTGCCTGACGACGGCGCTCCGCAGGTGTTGCGCTCTCCACCAGATTCACCTGCCACGTCTCCAATGCTGCATCGTAATCCTTGGTGGTTTGCAACAATTCAGCGCGCAGCGCGACAGACTCCGCGATCAGATCATTCCTGCCCAAAGCCCGCGCCTGGGCGAGCAGACCGATGGAAGTTTGCAACGCCGCTTCATTCTTTCCGGCCTGTCGCTGCACCCTTACCAGCAGTTGTTGCCGTTGCCATGTTTGTTCCGCTGGCAATACAGCTTCCGCCAGCAAGGTCAGCGTCTTTTCCGCCCCTGCAAGATCTTTGCTTTCCAGTTGCGCCTCCGCCAATAACAAGCGGCTGCGTACTACGAACGGCTCAGTCGGCACAGCTTCAGAAACCTTGAGAAAAGGCCTTCCCGCTCCGGTAAGCGACTCCACTACGCCACCCCAATCTTTTTGCTGAAACTGAGCCAATGCCTCCCAATAGACTGCTTCAGCCCGTGCTGGTGATTTCGCCTCCGTTTCCGATAATGCCCGCCATGCTTGCGCCGATTCAGTGAACTGCCCTTTTTCCCACAAGGATCGCGCTTTCAGATAACCCAGACGATCTGCCATCGCCCCCGCTTTGCTTTGGTAGCTTTCCACCGCACGCAACACATCATCGTATTGCTTCAGGATAAAAAATGTTTCCGCCAGGCTGACCGCTGCTTCCGGCACTCGTGCGGAATTGGGAAACTTGATCAGGAACAAGTTGAACTCCGCCGCCGCGCGTTCGAATGACTTGTCAGCCATCGCCTCGCTTGCCGTCCGGAAAAGGTTGCGCGCTTCCGAATTATCCGCCGCCTGCACCATTTGCGAAAACGGCCCAGCCATCAGCAGCCATGTAAACATAGCCACCAGCCAGCTCACCGTCTCTTTTCGCACATTCAACATCGAAATCAGCATTCGCTTTGCGCTCGCACTATTCAAGCGAGTTTCTTGCCCATCTGCTTTACGATAGCAGCCTCTTCAAAAATCTTCCCGTATGGCTCCGTTCATTCGCCGCCACAGTTTCTGGCGTGCCTTCCGCCACAATCGTTCCCCCGCCCTTGCCGCCTTCAGGTCCCATATCGATCAACCAATCCGCACATTTGATGACATCCAGATTGTGCTCGATGATCAGCAACGTATTCCCCGTCGCACGCAACTTGAACAGCACTTCGAGCAATTTAGCCACATCATGGAAGTGCAAACCGGTCGTCGGTTCATCCAAGATATACAGCGTCCGCCCCGTTGATTTGCGACTCAACTCTGCCGCCAGCTTGATGCGTTGCGCCTCACCACCGCTCAACGTCGTCGCCTGCTGGCCCAAACGCACATAACCCAACCCCACTTCCGCCAGCGTCTGGCAGACATCCAGCAATTGTGGCACCGCCCGGAAAAACGCCACACCCTCGTCCACCGTAAGATTCAGCACATCCGCGATGTTCAATCCCTTGTAAGTGATTTCCAGCGTCTCGCGATTGTAACGCTTCCCATTGCACGCCTCGCAGGTCACGTACACCGCAGGCAGGAAATGCATCTCGATCTCAAGCAAACCATCGCCCTGACATTTCTCGCAGCGCCCGCCCTTCACATTGAAGCTGAATCGTCCCGCATCGTAGCCACGCACCTTTGACGATGGCAGTTTCGCGAACAGATCTCGGATATGATTGAACATCCCCGTATAAGTCGCTGGATTACTGCGCGGTGTGCGTCCGATAGGTGCCTGATCAATCACGATCACCTTATCGATCTGCTCTACCCCCCGAAGCTCTCGATGCGCTCCCGGCCTTTCCTTCGAGCCATGCAGCTTGCGGAACAAGGCACGACGCAAAATGTCATCCACCAGCGTGCTCTTCCCCGAACCGGATACACCCGTCACACACGTCAATGTCCCATACGGAATGCGTGCATCCACATTCTTCAAGTTGTTCTCGGTAGCTCCAAAAATCTCCAGCCAACCACGATTTATGGCCGCCCCCAATCGCTTCTTCGGCACCGGCACAGACAGATCGCCCTTCAGATAACGTCCCGTTAGTGATTTGCTGTTCGCCATCACTTCCGCTGGCGTGCCTTGCGCCACCACTTCACCGCCATGCACACCCGCACCCGGCCCGAGATCCAAAACATAATCCGCCTGCCGGATGGTATCCTCATCATGCTCCACCACGATCACGGAATTACCCAAATTGCGCAGACCCACCAGCGTATTCAGCAACCGTTCATTGTCTCGCTGATGCAACCCGATGCTCGGCTCATCGAGGATATACAACACACCCACCAAGCCAGCACCGATCTGCGTCGCCAACCGGATACGTTGCGCCTCACCACCGCTCAACGTCCCACTCTCGCGATCTAGCGTGAGGTAACCCAATCCTACGTTACGCAAGAAACCCAATCGCGAACGTACCTCATGGATCACATCCTCGGCGATCTTCTGTTGAAACTCTGTCAGCTTCAGCCCGCCAAAAAACTCATCCGCATCATCCACAGACAATCCGCACACATCCATGATGGAAAGCCCCGGCGCAGGCGGCGGC belongs to Verrucomicrobiia bacterium and includes:
- the uvrA gene encoding excinuclease ABC subunit UvrA, translating into MAKDFIRIGGAREHNLKNLTLAIPRDKLVVVTGLSGSGKSSLAFDTIYAEGQRKYVESLSAYARQFLGQLSKPDLDYIEGLSPTIAIEQRGSGTSPRSIIATTTEIYDYLRLMYAHVGQPHCPETGEPIRSQTSTEIIDRIMELPARTRLMLLAPVVQSAKGEYRDVLERLAREGFVRARVDGEIIDLAATTKPKLEASKRHTIEVVVDRLVMDDKVRVRLGDSVETALRWGEGQMLALHQQATDAPDKWTEVLHSTRMFSKATGKSFESLTPKHFSFNAPFGACPVCHGLGQKMVFDEGLVIPDADKSLEGGAVLPWRRGGKRMVVYYKALLKGLATHYGVNMETPYKSLPESFKQVLLHGTGEMEIKFQFWRAGKSSTTEKAFEGVLKNMERLYQESESEFTRNRLKAFMSPQYCDACAGRRLKPEILAVTLGGAEASQKYKKHKLPPPAPGLSIMDVCGLSVDDADEFFGGLKLTEFQQKIAEDVIHEVRSRLGFLRNVGLGYLTLDRESGTLSGGEAQRIRLATQIGAGLVGVLYILDEPSIGLHQRDNERLLNTLVGLRNLGNSVIVVEHDEDTIRQADYVLDLGPGAGVHGGEVVAQGTPAEVMANSKSLTGRYLKGDLSVPVPKKRLGAAINRGWLEIFGATENNLKNVDARIPYGTLTCVTGVSGSGKSTLVDDILRRALFRKLHGSKERPGAHRELRGVEQIDKVIVIDQAPIGRTPRSNPATYTGMFNHIRDLFAKLPSSKVRGYDAGRFSFNVKGGRCEKCQGDGLLEIEMHFLPAVYVTCEACNGKRYNRETLEITYKGLNIADVLNLTVDEGVAFFRAVPQLLDVCQTLAEVGLGYVRLGQQATTLSGGEAQRIKLAAELSRKSTGRTLYILDEPTTGLHFHDVAKLLEVLFKLRATGNTLLIIEHNLDVIKCADWLIDMGPEGGKGGGTIVAEGTPETVAANERSHTGRFLKRLLS